In Kitasatospora gansuensis, a genomic segment contains:
- a CDS encoding RNA polymerase sigma factor, with product MTAHQTSEDPAAAARRTVEAVWRIESAKVIAVLARLVRDVGLAEELAQDALVAALEQWPVEGVPRNPAAWLTTTAKRRAVDLIRRQRVLDRKLAELGQRLETAAPEPDPAEIEDDLLRLVFTTCHPALPLEARVALTLRLLGGLTTREIARAYLVAETTVAQRIVRAKRTLAEAAVPFEVPGGRELAERLAAVLEVIYLIFNEGYSATAGDDWMRPALCEEALRLGRVLAGLAPAEPEVHGLVALLELQASRIRARTGPDGEPVLLLEQDRGRWDHLLIGRGLVALERAEKLAAGKPGPYAVQAAIAACHARAGTAEQTDWVRIALLYGQLAALTASPVVELNRAVALGMAYGPAVGLELADQLAGEPALRAYHLLPVVRGDLLARLGRSAEAAAEFERAAGLTGNAKEREVLLGRAAEERGR from the coding sequence GTGACGGCCCATCAGACTTCCGAGGATCCTGCCGCGGCGGCCCGCCGTACGGTCGAGGCGGTCTGGCGGATCGAGTCCGCCAAGGTGATCGCGGTGCTGGCCCGGCTGGTCCGCGACGTCGGGCTGGCCGAGGAGCTGGCGCAGGACGCGCTGGTCGCCGCGCTGGAGCAGTGGCCGGTGGAAGGGGTGCCGCGGAACCCGGCCGCCTGGCTGACCACCACCGCGAAGCGCCGGGCGGTCGACCTGATCCGCCGGCAGCGGGTGCTGGACCGCAAGCTGGCCGAGCTCGGGCAGCGGCTGGAGACGGCGGCGCCCGAGCCCGACCCGGCGGAGATCGAGGACGACCTGCTCCGGCTGGTCTTCACCACCTGCCACCCCGCGCTCCCGCTGGAGGCCCGGGTCGCCCTCACCCTGCGGCTGCTCGGCGGCCTGACCACTCGGGAGATCGCCCGGGCCTACCTGGTCGCCGAGACGACGGTGGCGCAGCGGATCGTCCGGGCCAAGCGCACCCTGGCGGAGGCCGCGGTCCCGTTCGAGGTGCCCGGTGGGCGGGAGTTGGCGGAGCGGCTGGCGGCCGTGCTCGAGGTGATCTACCTGATCTTCAACGAGGGCTACTCGGCGACCGCCGGTGACGACTGGATGCGGCCCGCGCTCTGCGAGGAGGCGCTGCGGCTCGGCCGGGTGCTGGCCGGGCTGGCCCCCGCCGAGCCCGAAGTGCACGGGCTGGTGGCCCTGTTGGAGCTCCAGGCGTCCCGGATCAGGGCCAGGACCGGGCCGGACGGCGAGCCGGTGCTGCTGCTGGAGCAGGACCGCGGCCGCTGGGACCACCTGCTGATCGGCCGGGGGCTGGTGGCGCTCGAACGGGCCGAGAAGCTGGCGGCGGGCAAGCCGGGGCCGTACGCCGTGCAGGCCGCGATCGCCGCCTGCCATGCCCGGGCCGGTACGGCGGAGCAGACCGACTGGGTCCGGATCGCCCTGCTGTACGGGCAGTTGGCCGCGCTGACCGCCTCGCCGGTGGTGGAGCTGAACCGGGCGGTCGCCCTCGGCATGGCCTACGGTCCGGCGGTGGGGCTGGAGTTGGCGGATCAGCTGGCCGGCGAACCGGCCCTGCGGGCGTACCACCTGCTGCCGGTGGTCCGGGGCGATCTGCTGGCCCGGCTCGGGCGGTCGGCCGAGGCGGCGGCGGAGTTCGAGCGGGCGGCCGGGCTGACCGGCAACGCGAAGGAGCGCGAGGTGCTGCTCGGGCGGGCGGCGGAGGAGCGGGGGCGCTGA
- a CDS encoding response regulator transcription factor, whose amino-acid sequence MTGDIVSGTTPVRLLVCDDHAVVRAGLLALLGSADDIEVVGAAGSGEEAVALADKLHPQVVLMDLQLGDGIDGVEATSRIAGRPGAPYVLVLTTYDTDADINRAIAAGATGYLLKAERPEELFAAIHAAAEGRTTLSPPVASRVMAQLRTPAPQLTDREQEILAQLAQGLGNREIARALFISEATVKTHLGRIYDKLGVDTRSGAVAAAKERRLLR is encoded by the coding sequence GACATCGTGAGCGGCACAACTCCCGTCCGCCTGCTGGTCTGTGACGACCACGCCGTGGTCCGGGCCGGACTGCTGGCACTGCTCGGCAGCGCCGACGACATCGAGGTGGTCGGCGCCGCCGGCAGCGGCGAGGAAGCGGTCGCCCTGGCCGACAAGCTGCACCCCCAGGTGGTCCTGATGGACCTTCAACTCGGCGACGGCATCGACGGGGTGGAGGCCACCAGCCGGATCGCCGGACGGCCCGGCGCACCCTACGTACTGGTGCTCACCACCTACGACACCGACGCCGACATCAACCGGGCGATCGCCGCCGGGGCGACCGGCTACCTGCTCAAGGCCGAACGTCCGGAAGAGCTCTTCGCCGCCATCCACGCGGCCGCCGAGGGCCGCACCACCCTCTCCCCGCCCGTTGCCTCCCGGGTGATGGCCCAGCTCCGCACCCCGGCGCCCCAACTCACCGACCGCGAACAGGAGATCCTCGCCCAGCTGGCCCAGGGCCTCGGCAACCGCGAGATCGCCCGGGCCCTCTTCATCAGCGAGGCCACCGTGAAGACCCACCTCGGCCGGATCTACGACAAGCTCGGCGTGGACACCCGCTCGGGCGCGGTCGCCGCCGCCAAGGAACGCCGCCTGCTGCGCTGA
- a CDS encoding YciI family protein, with product MRFMVLVKGNEESESGALPSAEQIADMGRYNEELAKAGVLLALDGLQSSAKGVRVRFDGDRRTVIDGPFAETKELLAGFWILQVKSKEEAVEWVSRAPFEEGELEVRQIFELEDFPVDVLSPEEAEREAVLRRGLAGTDTQG from the coding sequence ATGCGGTTCATGGTGCTGGTGAAGGGCAACGAGGAGTCCGAGTCGGGTGCGCTGCCCAGCGCGGAGCAGATCGCGGACATGGGCCGGTACAACGAGGAGCTGGCCAAGGCCGGTGTGCTGCTCGCCCTGGACGGGCTCCAGTCGAGCGCCAAGGGCGTGCGGGTCCGGTTCGACGGCGACCGCCGGACGGTCATCGACGGGCCGTTTGCGGAGACCAAGGAGCTGCTGGCCGGCTTCTGGATCCTCCAGGTGAAGTCGAAGGAGGAGGCCGTCGAGTGGGTCTCCAGGGCCCCGTTCGAGGAGGGCGAGCTGGAGGTGCGGCAGATCTTCGAGCTGGAGGACTTCCCGGTGGACGTGCTGTCGCCGGAGGAGGCCGAGCGGGAGGCGGTGCTGCGCCGCGGTCTGGCCGGTACGGACACCCAGGGCTGA